In uncultured Bacteroides sp., the following proteins share a genomic window:
- a CDS encoding MarC family protein: MLSAFNFQDMVSAFIVLFAVIDMIGSIPIIIALREKGRDVNAIKATLYSGALLVGFFYAGHLLLSLFRVDIESFAIAGAFVIFLMALEMILDIEIFKNTGPIKEATLVPLVFPLLAGAGAFTTLLSLRAQYASINIMTALALNMVWVYIVLRMTSKIEKMLGKGGIYVVRKFFGIILLAISVKLFTANFTSLIAFLQSSNA; the protein is encoded by the coding sequence ATTTGCGGTAATAGACATGATTGGTTCTATTCCAATTATCATAGCTCTTAGAGAAAAAGGGCGAGATGTAAACGCCATTAAAGCAACTTTATACTCTGGAGCTTTATTAGTGGGCTTCTTCTATGCAGGACATTTGTTACTAAGCCTTTTCCGTGTAGATATTGAATCCTTTGCAATAGCCGGTGCATTTGTTATATTCCTAATGGCACTGGAAATGATTCTTGATATAGAAATATTTAAAAATACAGGACCTATTAAAGAAGCTACACTTGTACCTTTAGTATTTCCTTTATTAGCCGGAGCCGGAGCTTTTACCACATTATTATCCCTTCGTGCACAATATGCCAGTATCAATATTATGACTGCACTGGCACTTAACATGGTTTGGGTGTATATTGTATTGAGGATGACTAGCAAAATAGAAAAAATGCTTGGTAAAGGGGGTATTTATGTTGTCCGTAAATTCTTTGGTATTATTTTGCTGGCCATTTCTGTGAAATTATTCACAGCTAATTTCACTAGCTTAATTGCTTTCCTCCAAAGTAGTAATGCATAA